Proteins encoded by one window of Anopheles maculipalpis chromosome 2RL, idAnoMacuDA_375_x, whole genome shotgun sequence:
- the LOC126568287 gene encoding transcription factor HES-4-B-like has translation MANPSKMNPHDRHDEYASESYLRRIKAEIRKTNKPIMEKKRRARINNYLNDLKSLLLDAMKKDPVRHSKLEKADILDLTVKHLQDIERRRLNVAMAVDPSVPEKFANGYRECIDEIGKYFDTLGSVDEGLKARVRKHLESCLTFQPGKPFPVGAPFGFAGVPLQSPDDINNNSNGLLNRTFANNLSLMFPAGIPFPTGETSTIPFHPFPFFGPLRGATLPAPAFPAYGKEPLAPHTRPPAKEPQEDRPPSTSLTVPSPPASPTNVDGTMDGTTLKTPMGKTGTLSEHNMDRLLSIFPTPPSPEEQPSRSRLGKLGHHFSGSPFVPTKRSRMSATEEDTTMERDESEEQAESSQGQERKENVDDDGKDNPNSEMWRPW, from the exons ATGGCTAATCCAAGCAAGATGAATCCACACGATCGGCATGATGAGTACGCATCGGAGAGCTATTTGCGCCGGATAAAGGCCGAAATTCGAAAG ACAAATAAACCTATTATGGAAAAGAAACGTCGCGCACGTATCAACAACTATCTAAACGATCTCAAATCATTGCTGttggacgcaatgaaaaagGAC CCAGTCCGTCATTCCAAGCTTGAGAAAGCGGACATTCTCGACCTCACCGTGAAGCATCTGCAGGACATCGAACGTCGCCGATTAAACGTGGCAATGGCTGTCGATCCGTCGGTGCCGGAAAAGTTCGCCAACGGTTACCGAGAGTGTATCGATGAAATTGGCAAGTACTTTGACACGCTCGGGTCGGTGGACGAAGGACTAAAGGCGCGCGTTCGAAAGCACCTCGAAAGCTGTCTCACCTTTCAGCCAGGCAAACCGTTCCCGGTTGGGGCACCGTTCGGGTTTGCCGGTGTTCCACTACAATCGCCGGAcgacatcaacaacaacagcaacgggTTGCTGAACCGTACCTTTGCCAACAACCTGTCGCTAATGTTCCCGGCGGGCATTCCTTTTCCCACCGGCGAAACATCGACGATTCCATTCCATCCGTTTCCTTTCTTTGGACCGCTGCGTGGTGCGACCCTACCTGCCCCTGCCTTCCCGGCTTACGGAAAAGAACCACTGGCACCCCATACACGACCACCAGCGAAAGAGCCACAGGAGGATAGACCTCCCAGTACTTCCCTTACCGTGCCCAGTCCACCGGCAAGCCCTACGAACGTTGATGGAACGATGGATGGTACGACGCTTAAAACTCCGATGGGAAAAACGGGCACACTGAGCGAACACAATATGGACCGACTTTTGTCCATCTTTCCAACACCACCCTCACCGGAAGAGCAGCCGAGTCGAAGTCGGTTGGGGAAGTTGGGACACCATTTCAGCGGCTCACCCTTCGTGCCGACGAAACGTTCTAGGATGAGTGCGACTGAAGAAGACACTACCATGGAGAGGGACGAGAGCGAAGAACAAGCCGAAAGCAGTCAAGGCCaagaacgaaaggaaaacgtcgatgatgatgggaaGGATAATCCGAACAGTGAGATGTGGCGACCTTGGTAA
- the LOC126568026 gene encoding rab-like protein 6: MFSVFKKLTNKNDGPAVSIPESVGQTMSDSLKKRFSRGVQYNMKVVIKGDRNVGKSCLLERLQGKAFIEQYTPTEQIQVASIQWSFKATDDVVKVEVWDVVDRGKSKQKSTNLKLTTATGPGAEPDIPVLDAEFLDVYKGTHCVVMVMDITKAWTFDYVCRELPKVPSDIPILLLGNHCDMGHHRVITAEQVHGFVETASLERKAEIVYGDSSMRNGFGLRLLHKFFGIPFLYLQKSALEASLRKNAQDLDICRLEIDEYQKSDDSDYGRFLDALISKKKARESTTPASPTDPSVIRPTKSIILGGGHPIIVPDRNSHLAVASTTAVNTAKLNPQQRHQEQTARSATMATLSSDIGFGKIDNVDEFCPDGGVLDKSFLEDTVDAGAGRQSSNFSPTVESDEDEDERHNPLVSRFDEEDPGGELAEVATGVPDKPSESSAVPVNPLRSEPAECSVVTLTPTPNYQEDVEEEQEDDGVRKLSLLSVELEMGRITPGAKEKMNLAYEGWSMIDTKERRSPEGGEDVVSTSSVNRSKSSSEKRSKDKDKKHKKKKSSKEKEDGKHHHRSSKRKSHVDEFLKEMQSNAADGGALVDDDAYEAL, from the exons ATGTTTTCAGTGTTTAAGAAGCTTACGAACAAAAACGATGGCCCAGCAGTATCGATACCAGAGTCCGTCGGGCAGACGATGTCTGATTCACTCAAGAAGCGATTTTCCCGTGGCGTTCAGTATAACA TGAAAGTTGTTATCAAGGGCGATCGGAATGTTGGTAAATCTTGTCTGCTGGAGCGGCTACAGGGAAAAGCGTTCATCGAGCAGTACACACCGACGGAACAGATACAGGTAGCCAGTATCCAGTGGTCGTTCAAAGCGACCGATGATGTCGTGAAGGTGGAAGTTTGGGATGTGGTCGATCGTGGGAAATCGAAGCAGAAAAGCACCAACCTGAAGCTTACGACTGCTACCGGACCAGGTGCAGAACCGGACATTCCCGTGCTAGATGCAGAGTTCCTGGACGTGTACAAGGGCACACATTGCGTCGTGATGGTGATGGACATAACAAAGGCTTGGACGTTCGATTACGTTTGCCGAGAGTTGCCAAAGGTTCCGTCGGACATTCCGATACTGTTGCTGGGCAATCACTGTGATATGGGACATCATCGGGTGATTACGGCCGAGCAGGTGCACGGGTTCGTGGAGACAGCTAGCCTGGAACGCAAGGCGGAGATCGTGTACGGTGACAGCTCGATGCGGAATGGGTTCGGGCTGCGGTTGCTGCACAAATTCTTTGGCATTCCGTTTCTTTACCTTCAGAAGAGTGCTCTCGAGGCGTCGCTTAGAAAAAACGCACAGGATCTCGACATCTGCCGGTTGGAGATTGATGAATATCAG AAATCGGACGATTCCGACTATGGTCGCTTTCTGGATGCTCTCATCAGTAAAAAGAAAGCACGGGAAAGCACCACTCCAGCCAGTCCTACTGATCCATCCGTTATTCGACCGACGAAAAGCATTATTCTCGGTGGAGGTCATCCGATCATTGTGCCCGATCGGAATTCTCATCTGGCCGTTGCATCAACGACAGCCGTCAACACAGCAAAGCTCAACCCACAACAACGGCACCAGGAACAAACGGCTCGCAGTGCTACAATGGCAACCCTTTCGTCCGATATAGGGTTCGGAAAGATCGACAATGTGGATGAGTTTTGTCCGGATGGAGGTGTGTTGGACAAGTCGTTCCTAGAGGATACAGTTGATGCTGGAGCGGGGCGACAATCGTCCAACTTTTCACCGACAGTTGAAAGTGATGAGGATGAAGATGAACGACACAATCCACTCGTGTCGAGGTTCGATGAGGAAGATCCTGGCGGTGAATTGGCTGAAGTGGCGACGGGTGTTCCGGACAAGCCATCGGAGTCAAGTGCTGTCCCAGTAAACCCTCTGCGAAGTGAGCCAGCAGAGTGTTCGGTAGTAACCCTTACCCCAACTCCCAACTACCAGGAAGACGTGGAGGAAGAGCAGGAAGACGATGGCGTACGGAAACTTTCGTTACTGAGCGTCGAGCTGGAAATGGGACGGATAACACCGGGTGCGAAAGAAAAGATGAATCTTGCCTACGAAGGCTGGTCTATGATCGATACAAAGGAACGCCGATCACCGGAAGGTGGCGAAGATGTGGTGTCCACATCCTCGGTAAACCGTTCCAAGAGTTCATCGGAAAAAAGG TCAAAGGATAAAGACAAAaagcacaagaagaaaaaatcgagcAAAGAAAAGGAGGACGGCAAACATCATCACCGGAGCAGCAAACGCAAGAGCCACGTGGACGAGTTCCTGAAGGAGATGCAATCGAATGCGGCGGACGGTGGTGCTTTGGTGGATGACGATGCTTATGAAGCGCTCTGA
- the LOC126568677 gene encoding echinoderm microtubule-associated protein-like 2: MSNETDQETPASGGEGDSLKNSTMPVHHHHHHHHIMSTSVEEVDEQVLDVVTQSSTTTVDTNSSSRVQKSYKNLHEFSEEMLETEKAGLVERVYDLERQVLEHKDEIVCLKSTLADVLRRLATIDNSYENSTSGSGRGGTGTPAGVGGAAGPGGHHAVSDNASASAQNSLSSKSFRFSRNTLTRLNSTVEEKRFGRGMPSRVTSSPSRMKPNLAQKAIHYSNGSLHSDSMSSHSISPAPSPSPRQPNAIASANSHHALLASSGMGKRWSSTGDFVSTPGSPSGTGSSGSMSRFSAKSLLNLSGNSSRQGQSHPYVQRKNDDDEYVKLYISGRPIVIHIPEAQLSTYELTKVQPAPNRRLRLDWAYGYRGKDCRSNLYQLPTGEMVYFVAAVVILYNMDEHTQRHYLGHTDDVKSLAVHPNKLLVASGQCGGHEGRESLPHILIWNSVSLATLNQVGVGEFTGSINCISFSRADSGSILAAIDDSPDKIISIWDWQKKDGGRKITETKCSVDTVVAVEFHPLDKGQIITIGKNHIAFWSLDQNGMLYKRMGVFESFEKPKYVTAISFTQTGDVVTGDSSGNLAVWKRGTNVISRFLKKVHEGPVFTICALRNGGFVTGGKDGLLLLFDDALHMKAEQIVEAHFGAVRVVAQGKGSQLLVGTTKNCILSGDFTLSLVPIVMGHTDILWSLATHPQVAQFVTGGRDRLLQLWDSLSHSVVWSKDIGEPIHSVQIANGGDVIVAGGVGGRWSVFDIVTRELLATYTDGAEVIQCMQFSPDGNLLAIGSKDNCIYIYQCTKVPHRFSKIGKCTGHSSFISHLDWSKDSQILRSNSGDYELLYWNPTLCRQITSQSTVKNLEWATQNCSVSFETIGIWPENFDGTDINSVCKDGEEQFLVCADDFGKIRLFSFPASQPKSLSHSYKGHSSHVTSVQFMHDGVRLLSAGGMDTSVLQWRVV; encoded by the exons ATGAGCAACGAAACCGATCAGGAAACGCCTGCTTCGGGTGGAGAAGGGGacagtttaaaaaattctaccatgccggttcatcatcatcatcatcatcatcacataaTGTCCACTAGTGTGGAGGAGGTGGACGAACAGGTACTGGATGTGGTGACACAGTCATCGACGACCACCGTGGATACCAACAGCAGTAGCCGAGTGCAAAAGTcatacaaaaatttgcatGAGTTTTCGG AGGAAATGCTGGAAACGGAAAAAGCCGGCCTAGTGGAGCGAGTGTACGATCTCGAAAGGCAGGTACTGGAACACAAGGATGAGATCGTTTGTCTCAAGTCCACACTGGCCGATGTGTTGCGTCGACTGGCCACGATAGATAACAGCTACGAGAATAGCACGAGCGGCAGTGGTCGAGGTGGGACCGGAACGCCGGCGGGTGTCGGTGGAGCAGCGGGTCCAGGCGGACATCATGCGGTCAGTGATAACGCGTCCGCCAGCGCACAGAATAGTTTATCCAGCAAAAGCTTCCGCTTCTCCCGCAACACCCTCACGAGGC TAAATTCTACGGTAGAGGAAAAACGCTTCGGTCGAGGGATGCCGTCCCGTGTGACCAGCTCACCGTCACGGATGAAGCCGAACCTCGCGCAAAAAGCCATTCACTATTCCAACGGCTCGCTGCATTCCGACTCGATGAGCAGTCATTCGATCTCACCTGCCCCGTCCCCATCACCGAGACAACCGAACGCGATTGCTTCGGCCAACTCACACCATGCACTGCTCGCCTCTTCCGGCATGGGAAAGCGCTGGTCCTCGACAGGGGATTTCGTTAGTACACCGGGCAGTCCGAGCGGCACAGGAAGCAGTGGAAG CATGTCCCGGTTTTCGGCCAAATCACTGCTGAATCTCAGTGGCAATTCCAGCCGCCAGGGCCAATCGCACCCGTACGTACAGCGGAAAAACGATGACGACGAGTACGTGAAGCTGTACATTAGCGGCCGCCCAATCGTAATCCACATTCCCGAGGCACAACTGTCCACGTACGAACTGACCAAGGTACAGCCGGCCCCGAACAGACGCTTGCGGCTCGATTGGGCGTACGGATACCGAGGCAAGGACTGCCGGTCAAATCTGTACCAACTGCCGACCGGTGAAATGGTGTACTTTGTGGCAGCCGTTGTCATCCTGTACAACATGGACGAACATACCCAGCGCCATTACCTCGGTCACACGGACGACGTCAAAAGTTTGGCCGTTCATCCGAACAAACTGCTGGTGGCGAGTGGGCAGTGCGGCGGGCATGAAGGTCGGGAATCGCTCCCACACATCCTCATCTGGAATTCGGTCTCGTTGGCGACGCTAAATCAAGTTGGTGTTGGGGAGTTTACCGGCTCGATCAATTGCATCTCGTTCAGCCGAGCGGACAGTGGAAGCATATTGGCCGCTATTGACGATTCACCCGACAAGATCATATCGATTTGGGACTGGCAAAAGAAAGATGGTGGCCGTAAGATCACGGAAACAAAGTGTTCAGTCGATACGGTCGTTGCGGTAGAGTTTCATCCGCTCGATAAAGGACAGATCATTACGATAGGGAAGAATCACATCGCCTTTTGGTCGCTGGATCAGAACGGCATGCTCTACAAGCGGATGGGCGTGTTCGAGAGCTTCGAGAAACCGAAGTACGTGACAGCGATTTCGTTCACGCAAACCGGTGACGTCGTGACCGGTGATTCGAGTGGTAATTTGGCCGTTTGGAAGCGTGGCACCAACGTTATCAGTCGCTTCCTGAAGAAGGTGCACGAGGGTCCGGTGTTCACGATTTGTGCACTGCGCAATGGTGGATTCGTGACGGGCGGTAAGGATGGATTGCTGTTACTGTTCGATGATGCACTACACATGAAGGCGGAACAGATAGTCGAGGCACATTTCGGTGCGGTACGAGTGGTGGCCCAGGGCAAAGGTTCCCAGCTGCTGGTCGGGACGACGAAGAATTGCATTTTGTCCGGAGACTTTACGCTTAGCCTTGTACCGATCGTGATGGGCCACACGGATATTCTGTGGTCGTTGGCAACGCATCCACAGGTGGCTCAGTTCGTTACCGGTGGTAGGGACAGACTGTTGCAGCTGTGGGACTCTCTGTCGCATTCGGTAGTGTGGAGCAAAGACATTGGCGAACCGATTCATTCGGTACAGATTGCCAACGGTGGGGATGTGATTGTGGCGGGAGGTGTAGGTGGGCGTTGGTCCGTGTTTGATATCGTTACACGTGAACTGTTAGCGACGTATACGGATGGAGCGGAGGTGATACAGTGTATGCAGTTCTCCCCCGATGGAAACCTGCTGGCCATCGGTTCCAAAGACAACTGCATCTACATCTATCAGTGTACGAAAGTACCGCACCGATTTTCCAAGATTGGCAAGTGCACG GGTCATTCTAGTTTTATTTCTCATCTGGATTGGTCCAAAGACAGTCAAATTTTACGGTCTAATTCAGGCGATTATGAATTATTATATT GGAATCCAACGCTCTGCCGTCAAATTACGAGCCAAAGCACGGTGAAGAACCTCGAGTGGGCCACACAGAACTGTTCAGTGAGCTTCGAAACGATCGGCATCTGGCCGGAAAACTTTGATGGTACAGACATCAACAGCGTGTGCAAGGATGGTGAGGAACAATTCCTTGTGTGTGCCGATGACTTCGGCAAAATTCGACTGTTTAGTTTTCCAGCATCGCAGCCAAAG TCACTATCACATAGTTACAAAGGCCACAGCAGCCATGTAACATCGGTACAGTTTATGCACGATGGCGTTCGTCTTTTATCGGCCGGCGGTATGGACACAAGTGTACTGCAATGGAGAGTAGTGTAA
- the LOC126568547 gene encoding MD-2-related lipid-recognition protein-like produces MKCVQTVVSVVLLLALCLHATSAEVVNFKKCPGEASEKCTIHEVSITPCPEAEEGRACTVYRGTNVSIVFDFTPEFAANELTADVAWTKPSFDLPFVGMDTAACKHTSCPVTSGNRQTYAYNLPIKKTYPPQHYDVKWKLTSENNDSCCFIVQINITKKTKRT; encoded by the exons ATGAAGTGCGTTCAAACAGTTGTGTCCGTCGTTCTTTTACTGGCCCTGTGCCTTCACGCAACTTCGGCTGAAGTAGTGAACTTTAAGAAATGTCCTGGCGAAG CTTCTGAGAAATGTACAATTCACGAGGTTTCGATCACACCATGCCCAGAAGCTGAGGAAGGTCGTGCCTGCACCGTGTACCGCGGAACGAACGTTAGCATAGTATTCGATTTTACACCCG AATTCGCTGCCAATGAGCTCACGGCCGATGTGGCCTGGACGAAGCCTAGCTTCGATCTACCCTTCGTTGGCATGGATACGGCCGCCTGTAAACATACAAGCTGCCCGGTGACATCTGGCAATCGGCAAACGTACGCCTACAATTTGCCCATTAAGAAGACTTATCCTCCG CAACATTACGACGTCAAGTGGAAGCTGACGAGCGAGAATAACGATTCCTGCTGCTTCATTGTACAGATCAACATCACCAAGAAGACCAAGCGCACTTAG